In Nocardioides sp. JQ2195, a genomic segment contains:
- a CDS encoding glutaredoxin family protein — translation MSDQPRVRLYSRAGCHLCDQARVVVEKVCAELGESFDEVDIDGDPVLREKFTDEVPVTFVDGSQHDFWRVDETRLRTALTR, via the coding sequence GTGAGTGATCAGCCCCGGGTGCGGCTCTACTCCCGGGCCGGGTGCCACCTGTGCGACCAGGCCCGCGTGGTGGTGGAGAAGGTCTGCGCCGAGCTGGGCGAGTCCTTCGACGAGGTCGACATCGACGGCGACCCGGTGCTGCGCGAGAAGTTCACCGACGAGGTCCCGGTGACGTTCGTCGACGGTTCCCAGCACGACTTCTGGCGCGTCGACGAGACCCGCCTGCGCACCGCGCTGACGCGCTGA
- a CDS encoding glutamyl-tRNA reductase, with protein sequence MSILVVGISHRTAPVDVLEQLALDTDGVAKLLDDVTACDHVSEAAVLATCNRLEIYTEVDRFHGSVEEISRLLCDRGAGFVLDNDLLSCLYVHYDDGAVSHLFHVAAGLDSMVVGEGQILGQAREALRHGQEAGTVGPALNVLFQQALRVGKRSHAETDIDRAAPSMVGAALDLATAESGSVAGKRVLVVGAGAMAALSVATVSRLGASDIAILNRTEGNAVRLAEEYAARSLPLSDLQSELAKADLVVSCTGASGVVVTADEVSRARFGNTDPLVFLDLALPHDVDPAVAELPGVDVIDLRRLASDLAGTEGAREVIGVREIVGEEITAFVAARRKASVTPTVVALRSMATTVVDAEIERLFSRRPDLDSEARAEVEMAVRRVADKLLHQPTTRVKELANEAGAVSYAAALRELFALDPEAVDAVTRAERP encoded by the coding sequence ATGAGCATCCTCGTCGTGGGGATCTCCCACCGGACCGCACCCGTCGACGTCCTGGAACAACTCGCGCTCGACACGGACGGCGTCGCCAAGCTGCTCGACGACGTGACCGCGTGCGACCACGTCAGCGAGGCCGCCGTGCTGGCCACCTGCAACCGGCTCGAGATCTACACCGAGGTCGACCGCTTCCACGGCAGCGTCGAGGAGATCTCCCGCCTGCTGTGTGACCGCGGTGCCGGCTTCGTGCTCGACAACGACCTCCTCTCGTGCCTCTACGTGCACTACGACGACGGCGCGGTGTCCCACCTGTTCCACGTGGCTGCGGGTCTCGACTCGATGGTCGTCGGCGAGGGCCAGATCCTCGGCCAGGCGCGTGAGGCGCTGCGTCACGGCCAGGAGGCCGGCACCGTCGGTCCCGCCCTCAACGTGCTCTTCCAGCAGGCACTGCGGGTCGGCAAGCGTTCCCACGCCGAGACCGACATCGACCGCGCCGCCCCCTCCATGGTCGGAGCCGCCCTCGACCTGGCCACGGCCGAGAGCGGCAGCGTGGCGGGCAAGCGGGTCCTCGTGGTCGGCGCCGGCGCGATGGCCGCGCTCTCGGTCGCCACCGTGAGCCGTCTCGGCGCCTCCGACATCGCCATCCTCAACCGCACGGAGGGCAACGCGGTGCGTCTCGCCGAGGAGTACGCCGCCCGGTCCCTGCCGCTGTCCGACCTGCAGTCCGAGCTGGCCAAGGCCGACCTCGTGGTCTCCTGCACCGGAGCCAGCGGTGTCGTGGTCACGGCTGACGAGGTCTCCCGGGCCCGCTTCGGCAACACCGACCCGCTGGTCTTCCTCGACCTCGCCCTGCCGCACGACGTCGACCCTGCCGTGGCCGAGCTGCCCGGGGTCGACGTCATCGACCTGCGCCGACTGGCCTCCGACCTCGCCGGCACCGAGGGCGCCCGCGAGGTGATCGGCGTCCGCGAGATCGTCGGTGAGGAGATCACCGCGTTCGTCGCCGCACGACGCAAGGCCAGCGTCACGCCGACGGTCGTCGCCCTGCGCAGCATGGCCACGACCGTCGTCGACGCCGAGATCGAGCGCCTGTTCAGCCGGCGCCCCGATCTGGACTCCGAGGCCCGCGCCGAGGTCGAGATGGCCGTACGCCGCGTTGCCGACAAGCTGCTCCACCAGCCGACCACCCGCGTGAAGGAGCTGGCCAACGAGGCCGGTGCGGTCTCCTACGCGGCGGCGCTGCGTGAGCTGTTCGCACTGGACCCCGAGGCCGTCGACGCGGTCACCCGAGCGGAGCGCCCATGA
- a CDS encoding HAD-IB family hydrolase, translating into MAGEAAASAAEVESALDMPQDPRTAAFFDVDNTVMQGASIFHFALGLHRRKFFTTRDILGAAYKQAYFRFVGVEDPEHVAEARNSALSFIAGHTVAELEELGEEIFDEAMAHRIWPGTRALAQLHLDEGQRVWLVTAAPIEIATIIAKRLGLTGAMGTVAEHVDGVYTGQLVGDMLHGPAKAEAIKALAAREGLDLSRCSAYSDSSNDLPMLSLVGDPVAINPDAKLRAHARERGWRIRDYRTGRRAARAGLLAGAVAGAATGGVAAVAAMRRPRS; encoded by the coding sequence ATGGCTGGGGAGGCCGCCGCCTCCGCGGCGGAGGTGGAGTCCGCCCTCGACATGCCCCAGGACCCGCGCACCGCGGCCTTCTTCGACGTCGACAACACCGTCATGCAGGGTGCCAGCATCTTCCACTTCGCGCTGGGCCTGCACCGTCGCAAGTTCTTCACCACCCGCGACATCCTCGGTGCCGCCTACAAGCAGGCCTACTTCAGGTTCGTCGGCGTCGAGGACCCCGAGCACGTCGCCGAGGCCCGCAACTCGGCCCTGAGCTTCATCGCCGGCCACACCGTGGCCGAGCTGGAGGAGCTGGGCGAGGAGATCTTCGACGAAGCGATGGCCCACCGGATCTGGCCGGGCACCCGGGCCCTGGCGCAGCTGCACCTCGACGAGGGGCAACGTGTCTGGCTGGTCACCGCCGCCCCGATCGAGATCGCCACCATCATCGCCAAGCGGCTCGGGCTGACCGGCGCGATGGGCACCGTCGCCGAGCACGTCGACGGCGTCTACACGGGCCAGCTGGTCGGTGACATGCTCCACGGTCCGGCCAAGGCGGAGGCGATCAAGGCGCTCGCCGCCCGCGAGGGTCTCGACCTGTCGCGTTGCTCGGCCTACAGCGACTCCTCCAACGACCTCCCGATGCTCTCGTTGGTCGGCGATCCGGTGGCGATCAATCCCGACGCGAAGCTCCGCGCCCATGCCCGAGAGCGTGGCTGGCGCATCCGTGACTACCGCACCGGCCGTCGGGCGGCTCGTGCCGGACTGCTGGCCGGCGCCGTGGCTGGCGCCGCGACGGGTGGTGTCGCCGCCGTGGCCGCGATGCGTCGACCCCGTTCCTGA
- a CDS encoding lysophospholipid acyltransferase family protein, which translates to MGDADIIPIGTRGRPGRGSGSQRPSSAARNLAGNARKPAPAKDRAPAPDGAAPRASTSDTSAVDREPGGGIPVGDWLAAVNAAALEVFGTDWEPRLAQFLAFLRRRLTGDYVVDEYGFDAEVTERFFMAALRPIAQKWFRIEVRGLENIPTDGGALVVSNHSGTIPVDGLMTMVTTHDHTGRFLRPLGADLVFQMPVISGLARKGGATLACSEDAERMLRGGELVAVWPEGFKGIGKPYSERYKLQRFGRGGFVSAALRTGVPIIPLSVVGAEEIYPLVGNVPSLARLLGIPYIPITPFFPLLGPLGLVPLPSKWLLEFGEPIRTDEYDETAADDPMLVFNVTDQVRETIQQTLYKLLMERTSVFR; encoded by the coding sequence GTGGGTGACGCGGACATCATCCCCATCGGCACCCGCGGCCGCCCCGGTCGCGGCAGCGGGAGCCAGCGGCCTTCGTCAGCGGCCCGCAACCTGGCCGGCAACGCGCGAAAGCCTGCCCCGGCCAAGGACAGGGCCCCGGCCCCAGACGGGGCGGCTCCACGCGCCAGCACCTCCGACACCTCCGCGGTCGACCGGGAACCCGGTGGCGGCATCCCGGTGGGCGACTGGCTCGCGGCGGTCAACGCCGCAGCACTCGAGGTCTTCGGCACCGACTGGGAGCCACGGCTGGCCCAGTTCCTGGCCTTCCTGCGGCGTCGCCTCACCGGCGACTACGTCGTCGACGAGTACGGCTTCGACGCCGAGGTGACCGAGCGGTTCTTCATGGCCGCCCTGCGCCCGATCGCCCAGAAGTGGTTCCGCATCGAGGTGCGCGGACTGGAGAACATCCCCACCGACGGCGGCGCGCTGGTCGTGTCCAACCACTCCGGGACGATCCCGGTCGACGGACTGATGACCATGGTCACCACCCACGACCACACCGGCCGTTTCCTGCGGCCGCTGGGCGCCGACCTCGTCTTCCAGATGCCCGTCATCAGCGGACTGGCCCGCAAGGGCGGCGCGACCCTGGCATGCAGCGAGGACGCCGAGCGGATGCTGCGTGGCGGTGAGCTCGTGGCGGTCTGGCCCGAAGGCTTCAAGGGCATCGGCAAGCCCTACTCCGAGCGCTACAAGCTGCAACGCTTCGGTCGCGGCGGATTCGTCTCCGCGGCGCTGCGCACGGGTGTTCCGATCATCCCGCTGTCCGTCGTCGGGGCGGAGGAGATCTACCCGCTGGTCGGGAACGTCCCGTCGCTGGCACGACTGCTCGGCATCCCCTACATCCCGATCACGCCGTTCTTCCCGCTGCTCGGGCCGCTGGGCCTGGTTCCGCTGCCCTCGAAGTGGCTGCTGGAGTTCGGCGAGCCGATCCGCACCGACGAGTACGACGAGACCGCCGCCGACGACCCGATGCTGGTCTTCAACGTGACTGACCAGGTGCGCGAGACCATCCAGCAGACCCTCTACAAGCTGTTGATGGAGCGCACGTCGGTCTTCCGCTGA
- a CDS encoding redox-sensing transcriptional repressor Rex: MTARTPAAGSPQGVASVDGVAGRSPGREIPEATVARLPIYLRALTSLVEHGIGTCSSEDLATATGVNSAKLRKDLSYLGSYGTRGVGYDVDYLRYQIAREMGVTHDWPVVIVGIGNLGHALANYSGFRSRGFRVVALLDAAPERHREAVAGLEVRPFDDLEQIVAAESVSIGVIATPAVAAQDVADRMVSSGISSILNFAPTVLSVPEGVDVRKVDLSIELQILAYHEQRKSLPDTDDSPEQEVIA; this comes from the coding sequence TTGACCGCACGGACGCCCGCAGCCGGCAGCCCGCAAGGGGTTGCCTCTGTCGACGGCGTCGCTGGTCGCTCGCCGGGGCGTGAGATTCCTGAGGCCACGGTGGCTCGGCTGCCGATCTACCTGCGCGCGCTCACGTCGTTGGTCGAGCACGGCATCGGCACCTGCTCCAGCGAGGACCTGGCCACCGCGACGGGCGTGAACAGCGCCAAGCTGCGCAAGGACCTGTCCTACCTCGGCTCCTACGGCACGCGCGGGGTCGGCTACGACGTCGACTACCTCCGCTACCAGATCGCGCGCGAGATGGGCGTCACCCACGACTGGCCGGTCGTCATCGTCGGCATCGGAAACCTGGGCCACGCCCTGGCCAACTACTCCGGGTTCCGCTCGCGCGGCTTCCGGGTCGTCGCCCTGCTCGACGCCGCTCCGGAGCGCCACCGCGAGGCGGTCGCCGGGCTCGAGGTCCGTCCGTTCGACGACCTCGAGCAGATCGTGGCTGCCGAGTCCGTGTCGATCGGTGTGATCGCCACCCCGGCCGTGGCCGCCCAGGACGTCGCCGACCGCATGGTCTCGTCCGGCATCAGCAGCATCCTCAACTTCGCACCGACCGTGCTGTCGGTGCCCGAGGGCGTCGACGTGCGCAAGGTGGATCTCTCCATCGAGCTGCAGATCCTCGCCTACCACGAGCAGCGCAAGTCGCTGCCCGACACCGATGACAGCCCCGAGCAGGAGGTGATCGCATGA
- a CDS encoding class I adenylate-forming enzyme family protein has product MTNSVADLLTSAAHDLPDGLAVVEASGDRRVTWSELDDEVDRVAAGLGREGTVAGYRVMMALGNRIEFITTYLGVLRAQLVAVPVNPRSTANEFARMLADSGARLVVADPGTVGTVREALALLERARSGEVDGIDPETLEDVPTPRTVVVGASPAEGERSYDELVASHGRALPALQDSETLAALLYTSGTSGRPRAAMLSHRALLSNIEQIASVDPPMLGVDDVVLGVLPLFHVYGLNAVLGGALRMRARVVLADTFEPAGTLDLIEDEAISVVPVAPPVFTHWLPMDDLAERLGPVRLVLSGSAPLSAEVVDEFMDKAAVEVHQGYGLTEAAPVVTSTLCSRAAEAGSVGAALPGIEIRLRDEDGGPVEGHDPGDIEIRGGNLFDGYWPDGSDGPDDEGWWATGDVGFLDDGDLFLVDRRKELVIVSGFNVYPSEVEEVIKDTPGVRDCAVVGVEDDSTGEAVVAYVVAADSVSADEVEADVRARCADRLARFKQPTTVHVVDELPYTMTGKVQKGRLRAAARRRVALFEEPDGE; this is encoded by the coding sequence ATGACGAACTCCGTCGCTGACCTGCTGACCTCGGCTGCCCATGACCTGCCGGACGGCCTGGCCGTCGTCGAGGCCTCCGGTGATCGCCGGGTGACCTGGTCCGAGCTCGATGACGAGGTCGACCGGGTCGCCGCGGGACTCGGTCGCGAGGGGACCGTCGCCGGTTACCGGGTGATGATGGCCCTGGGCAACCGGATCGAGTTCATCACCACCTATCTGGGCGTGCTGCGCGCGCAGCTGGTCGCCGTACCGGTCAATCCCCGCTCCACGGCCAACGAGTTCGCCCGGATGCTCGCCGACTCGGGCGCGCGCCTGGTCGTCGCAGACCCCGGCACGGTCGGCACGGTCCGTGAGGCCCTGGCGCTGCTCGAGCGTGCCCGCAGCGGTGAGGTCGACGGGATCGACCCGGAGACCCTGGAGGACGTACCCACGCCGCGCACCGTCGTCGTCGGGGCCAGCCCCGCCGAGGGTGAGCGTTCCTACGACGAGCTCGTCGCCAGCCACGGTCGCGCCCTGCCGGCACTCCAGGACTCCGAGACCCTGGCGGCGCTCCTCTACACCAGTGGCACGTCGGGCCGTCCCCGTGCTGCGATGCTCAGCCATCGTGCGCTGCTCTCCAACATCGAGCAGATCGCCTCGGTGGACCCGCCGATGCTCGGCGTCGACGACGTCGTGCTGGGTGTGCTGCCCCTGTTCCACGTCTACGGGCTCAACGCGGTGCTCGGCGGCGCGCTCCGGATGCGCGCGCGAGTCGTGCTCGCCGACACCTTCGAACCCGCCGGCACCCTCGACCTGATCGAGGACGAGGCGATCAGCGTGGTGCCGGTGGCGCCGCCGGTCTTCACCCACTGGCTGCCGATGGACGACCTGGCGGAGCGCCTCGGACCGGTCCGGCTGGTGCTCTCCGGATCGGCGCCACTGTCCGCCGAGGTGGTCGATGAGTTCATGGACAAGGCTGCTGTGGAGGTGCACCAGGGCTATGGGCTGACCGAGGCCGCCCCCGTGGTGACCTCGACCCTGTGCAGCAGGGCCGCCGAGGCCGGCTCCGTGGGAGCCGCACTGCCCGGCATCGAGATCCGACTGCGTGACGAGGACGGCGGACCGGTCGAAGGACACGACCCGGGCGACATCGAGATCCGCGGCGGCAACCTCTTCGACGGCTACTGGCCCGATGGCTCCGACGGCCCCGACGACGAGGGTTGGTGGGCAACCGGTGACGTGGGCTTCCTCGACGACGGCGACCTCTTCCTGGTCGATCGGCGCAAGGAGCTGGTCATCGTGTCCGGCTTCAACGTCTATCCGTCGGAGGTCGAGGAAGTCATCAAGGACACCCCCGGCGTACGCGACTGTGCGGTGGTCGGCGTCGAGGACGACAGCACCGGTGAAGCCGTCGTTGCCTACGTCGTGGCCGCGGACTCGGTGTCCGCCGACGAGGTCGAGGCCGACGTGCGCGCCCGTTGTGCGGACCGACTGGCTCGCTTCAAGCAACCCACCACGGTGCACGTGGTCGACGAGCTGCCCTACACGATGACGGGCAAGGTGCAGAAGGGCAGGCTCCGGGCCGCCGCTCGCAGACGGGTCGCTCTCTTCGAGGAGCCCGACGGTGAGTGA
- a CDS encoding sigma-70 family RNA polymerase sigma factor: MVPGDEGIARGLAALREAVLSALAAEPDLALAVAHSSAPSSGVLAGGHADHRGAGSGGNGPYDDADQASSSAEHEADRERLIALVELARGGDKEAFGQLFDHYHPSVYRFLYYRTRSQTLAEDLASETFFRALRSMNNFRWQGKDFGAWLMTIARNLTTDHFKAGRTRLEMTTEDMGIHDDSTEGPEVAVLASLNNESLLIALQKLPKEQQECLVMRFLQGMSIAETAKVLSRSDGAVKQLQLRGVRNLAKLLPAGMRD; the protein is encoded by the coding sequence ATGGTTCCGGGAGACGAGGGCATCGCCCGCGGCTTGGCCGCGCTGCGCGAAGCCGTCCTGTCTGCCCTGGCAGCCGAGCCGGACCTCGCCCTGGCCGTCGCCCACAGCAGCGCGCCGTCGAGCGGCGTGCTCGCCGGAGGGCACGCCGACCACCGTGGGGCGGGCAGCGGCGGCAACGGCCCCTACGACGACGCCGACCAGGCCTCATCCTCCGCAGAGCACGAGGCGGACCGCGAGCGTCTGATCGCCCTGGTCGAGCTCGCTCGCGGTGGTGACAAGGAGGCGTTCGGCCAGCTCTTCGACCACTACCACCCGTCGGTCTACCGGTTCCTCTACTACCGCACCCGGTCGCAGACCCTGGCCGAGGACCTGGCGTCGGAGACGTTCTTCCGGGCGCTCCGGTCGATGAACAACTTCCGTTGGCAGGGCAAGGACTTCGGTGCCTGGTTGATGACCATCGCCCGCAACCTCACCACCGACCACTTCAAGGCCGGTCGCACCCGTCTCGAGATGACCACCGAAGACATGGGCATCCACGACGACTCCACCGAGGGCCCCGAGGTGGCCGTCCTCGCCTCGCTCAACAACGAATCCCTGCTGATCGCCCTCCAGAAGCTGCCCAAGGAGCAGCAGGAGTGCCTGGTCATGCGCTTCCTCCAAGGCATGAGCATCGCCGAGACCGCGAAGGTGCTGTCCCGCTCCGACGGCGCCGTCAAGCAGCTGCAGCTGCGCGGCGTGCGCAACCTCGCGAAGCTGCTTCCGGCGGGGATGAGGGACTGA
- the hemC gene encoding hydroxymethylbilane synthase yields MTTLKIGTRASLLARTQCGHVAEMIRERLGVDVELVEITTEGDISRAPLASLGGTGVFVSALRDALLDGRVDIAVHSLKDIPTGAAEGIALAAVPPREDPRDVLVARDGLTLGELPPGSVVATGSPRRASQLAALGLGLEIVGLRGNIDTRLGKVSSGEVDAVVLARAGLSRIDRLGLVTETIDPIQMLPAPGQGALAVECRSEDADLASRLQEHIEDPHTRAAVSAERAVLSTLEAGCSAPVGALAEVADGGEDGSEIWVRAVALSHDGTIDIRRSASGPLSDAVGVGTRLATGMLEEGAAELIDTPARRQQA; encoded by the coding sequence ATGACCACCCTGAAGATCGGAACCCGAGCCTCGTTGCTGGCCCGCACCCAGTGCGGCCACGTGGCGGAGATGATTCGTGAACGCCTCGGCGTCGATGTCGAGCTGGTCGAGATCACCACCGAGGGCGACATCAGCCGGGCGCCGCTGGCCAGCCTCGGCGGCACCGGTGTCTTTGTCAGCGCGTTGCGTGACGCGCTCCTCGACGGGCGGGTCGACATCGCCGTGCACTCCCTCAAGGACATCCCCACGGGAGCCGCGGAGGGCATCGCGCTGGCCGCCGTACCCCCGCGCGAGGACCCGCGTGACGTGCTCGTGGCCCGTGACGGCCTCACCCTGGGGGAGCTGCCGCCGGGATCGGTCGTGGCGACCGGTTCCCCACGTCGTGCGTCGCAGCTGGCCGCGCTCGGCCTCGGCCTCGAGATCGTCGGCCTCCGGGGCAACATCGACACCCGCCTCGGCAAGGTCAGCTCCGGTGAGGTCGACGCAGTGGTCCTGGCCCGTGCCGGGTTGTCCCGCATCGACCGCCTCGGGCTGGTCACCGAGACCATCGACCCGATCCAGATGCTGCCGGCCCCCGGCCAAGGAGCACTGGCGGTGGAGTGCCGCAGCGAGGACGCGGACCTGGCCTCGCGGCTGCAGGAACACATCGAGGACCCCCACACCCGGGCCGCCGTCTCGGCGGAACGGGCCGTGCTCAGCACCCTCGAGGCCGGGTGCTCGGCCCCGGTCGGAGCCTTGGCCGAGGTCGCCGACGGTGGGGAGGACGGGTCCGAGATCTGGGTCCGAGCCGTGGCGTTGTCCCACGACGGCACGATCGACATCCGCAGATCGGCGAGTGGACCGCTCTCCGATGCCGTGGGAGTCGGCACCCGGTTGGCGACCGGGATGCTCGAAGAAGGCGCAGCAGAACTGATCGACACACCAGCTAGAAGGCAGCAGGCATGA
- a CDS encoding uroporphyrinogen-III synthase, which produces MTGRKIKTTQAPAANATASTQIPSQARGWVSFVGSGPGDPDLLTVRAVELLREADVVVTELPEQADFVRTVLGLPEPKVVVDEAGKEVIDDFGAPEFVDGGFGQDGQPLTHANRAKVVVKQAKRGLTVVRLMNGDPFVFASGPEEAQACAKAGIGFEIVPGVSSATAVPAYAGVPLTNKTHREVSVVACGDRVDWSRYADKGTLVLLSAVGSIGDIAKALIEAGRSATTPVAMTQTGTVTTQSTVTSTLEHIAADARAAKIAPPAITVVGDVVNLRETLSWFETKPLFGWRVLVPRTKEQAASLTSRLRGFGGVPEEVPTISVEPPRNPQQMDKAVRGLVEGRYEWIAFTSVNAVKAVREKFEEYGLDARAFSGLKIAAVGDKTAAAIAAWGLRADLVPSGEQSAAGLLADWPPYDDVLDPINRVFLPRADIATENLVAGLIDLGWECDDVTAYRTVRATPPPAPTRDAIKSGKFDAVVFTSSSTVRNLVGIAGKPHASTIIAVIGPATAKTAEEHGLRVDVMASSPSVEVLVDALADFGASRRADLIESGQPVTKPSDRKPSARRRATTS; this is translated from the coding sequence ATGACTGGACGCAAGATCAAGACCACGCAGGCTCCGGCAGCGAACGCGACCGCGAGCACGCAGATCCCCTCACAGGCTCGCGGATGGGTTTCCTTCGTGGGCAGCGGCCCGGGTGATCCCGACCTGCTCACCGTGCGCGCCGTGGAGCTGCTCCGCGAGGCAGACGTCGTCGTCACCGAGCTCCCCGAGCAGGCAGACTTCGTGCGCACGGTCCTGGGGCTCCCCGAGCCCAAGGTCGTCGTCGACGAGGCCGGCAAGGAGGTCATCGACGACTTCGGTGCTCCCGAGTTCGTCGACGGTGGCTTCGGCCAGGACGGCCAGCCGCTCACCCACGCCAACCGGGCCAAGGTGGTCGTCAAGCAGGCCAAGCGCGGACTGACCGTCGTACGCCTGATGAACGGCGACCCCTTCGTGTTCGCCTCCGGCCCCGAGGAGGCCCAGGCCTGCGCCAAGGCCGGCATCGGCTTCGAGATCGTGCCCGGTGTCTCCTCGGCCACCGCCGTTCCGGCGTACGCCGGGGTGCCGCTGACCAACAAGACCCACCGCGAGGTGTCCGTGGTGGCCTGCGGGGACCGCGTGGACTGGAGCCGATACGCCGACAAGGGCACCCTGGTGCTCCTCTCGGCAGTCGGCTCGATCGGCGACATCGCCAAGGCACTCATCGAGGCCGGCCGATCGGCCACCACTCCGGTGGCGATGACGCAGACCGGAACGGTGACCACCCAGTCGACGGTGACCTCCACCCTCGAGCACATCGCCGCGGACGCCCGGGCCGCCAAGATCGCCCCGCCGGCGATCACCGTGGTCGGCGACGTCGTCAACCTGCGCGAGACGCTGTCGTGGTTCGAGACCAAGCCGCTCTTCGGCTGGCGCGTCCTCGTGCCGCGCACCAAGGAGCAGGCCGCCTCGCTGACCTCGCGCCTGCGCGGCTTCGGCGGCGTGCCCGAGGAGGTCCCGACCATCTCCGTGGAGCCGCCCCGCAACCCGCAGCAGATGGACAAGGCCGTGCGTGGCCTGGTCGAGGGTCGCTACGAGTGGATTGCCTTCACCTCGGTCAACGCGGTCAAGGCGGTGCGCGAGAAGTTCGAGGAGTACGGCCTCGACGCGCGCGCCTTCTCCGGCCTCAAGATCGCCGCGGTCGGCGACAAGACCGCTGCTGCCATCGCTGCGTGGGGCCTGCGCGCCGACCTGGTGCCCTCGGGCGAGCAGTCCGCGGCGGGCCTGCTGGCCGACTGGCCGCCGTACGACGACGTGCTCGACCCGATCAACCGGGTCTTCCTGCCCCGTGCCGACATCGCCACCGAGAACCTCGTGGCCGGCCTGATCGACCTCGGCTGGGAGTGCGACGACGTCACCGCCTACCGCACCGTGCGCGCCACGCCACCGCCGGCGCCGACGCGTGACGCGATCAAGTCTGGCAAGTTCGACGCGGTCGTGTTCACCTCGTCCTCGACGGTGCGCAACTTGGTCGGCATCGCCGGCAAGCCGCACGCCTCGACGATCATCGCGGTGATCGGTCCGGCCACCGCCAAGACGGCCGAGGAGCACGGCCTGCGCGTCGACGTGATGGCCTCGTCGCCGTCGGTCGAGGTGCTCGTCGACGCGCTGGCCGACTTCGGTGCGAGCCGTCGGGCCGACCTGATCGAGAGCGGGCAGCCGGTCACCAAGCCGTCTGACCGCAAGCCGTCGGCACGCCGGCGGGCCACCACCTCCTGA
- a CDS encoding DUF5667 domain-containing protein: MISLLPAQRRAEEFAELVEKDADQLSDDVRARHRDLLAAVSAMRSVEAPAPRPEFVTELRSQLMAEAEVALSQIDRKLALPTHPRSRRDRRLAIVGGIVALLGATTSVAVAAQGSLPGDTLYPVKRAIEGVQSSLSISEGARAETALEQASGRLAEVEALARQVDAENANQLPSTLDDFTDQAESGADLVLDHYGDDADIEPVNELRTFVSSSMAKLVSLDALLPAAATDSLNRAARVLSDINDRITSVCPDCGASVLEVPTRLVLALRTSDTGPLVSPTQAPAAEIPAGEPNQAIDPDEVVNLPENLVNDVTPPSPTSDGGTTTAPVDDAPVKKAKKAVDDLSKTVEKVTDPVLGDDGLVDGLLGLTDPLLGLGD; encoded by the coding sequence ATGATCTCGCTGCTTCCGGCGCAACGACGCGCCGAGGAGTTCGCCGAGCTGGTCGAGAAGGACGCCGATCAGCTCTCGGACGACGTCCGGGCCCGCCATCGCGACCTGCTCGCCGCAGTGTCCGCCATGCGCAGCGTGGAGGCCCCCGCCCCTCGCCCCGAGTTCGTCACCGAGCTCCGCTCCCAGCTGATGGCCGAGGCCGAAGTCGCGCTGAGCCAGATCGACCGCAAGCTCGCGCTGCCGACCCACCCGCGCAGCCGCCGTGACCGCCGCCTGGCGATCGTGGGCGGCATCGTCGCCCTGCTCGGCGCGACCACCTCGGTCGCTGTCGCCGCCCAGGGTTCCTTGCCGGGCGACACCCTCTATCCGGTCAAGCGTGCGATCGAGGGTGTCCAGTCGTCGCTCTCGATCAGCGAGGGGGCCAGGGCAGAGACCGCGCTCGAGCAGGCATCCGGCCGGCTCGCCGAGGTGGAGGCACTGGCCCGCCAGGTCGACGCGGAGAACGCCAACCAGCTTCCGAGCACGCTCGACGACTTCACCGACCAGGCCGAGTCCGGTGCCGACCTGGTTCTCGACCACTATGGCGACGACGCCGACATCGAGCCGGTCAACGAGCTGCGCACGTTCGTCAGCAGCAGCATGGCGAAGCTGGTGTCCCTCGACGCCCTGCTCCCGGCGGCCGCGACCGACTCGCTCAACCGCGCCGCCAGGGTGCTCAGCGACATCAACGACCGCATCACCTCGGTCTGCCCGGACTGTGGGGCCTCCGTGCTCGAGGTGCCCACCCGCCTGGTCCTGGCGCTGCGCACCTCCGACACCGGCCCGCTGGTCTCCCCCACCCAGGCTCCGGCCGCCGAGATCCCCGCTGGTGAGCCCAACCAGGCCATCGACCCGGATGAGGTCGTCAACCTCCCCGAGAACCTCGTGAACGACGTCACCCCACCGTCGCCGACCAGTGACGGTGGTACGACGACGGCACCGGTCGACGACGCGCCGGTGAAGAAGGCCAAGAAGGCCGTGGACGACCTCAGCAAGACCGTCGAGAAGGTCACGGATCCCGTCCTCGGCGACGACGGCCTGGTCGACGGGCTCCTGGGCCTGACCGACCCGCTCCTCGGCCTGGGCGACTGA